A stretch of DNA from Rhizobacter sp.:
CATGAACATCCACGAGTACCTGAACAAGGTCGCCGAGATGGACGAGATCGACACCGTGATCAAGGCCTACCAGCTGTACCTGGAACAGACCCAGGCCCAGAACCTCGAAGCCCTGTTGTCCGTCACCCGCGCCTGGCGCCTGGTGAAGTTCGTCGACAACGGCATGCTGACCCTCACCAAGTGCAACAAGTGCGGTGGCCATTTCGTGACCCACCCGCACGAGATCAGCAAGCACTACACCTGTGGCCTGTGCAACCCCCCGGCGCG
This window harbors:
- the flhC gene encoding flagellar transcriptional regulator FlhC, coding for MRTKSILTEAKQIERAVTLINLGARLQVLESETDLSYERLLRLYKEVSGKSPSKGQLPFSTDWFMTWQPNIHASLFMNIHEYLNKVAEMDEIDTVIKAYQLYLEQTQAQNLEALLSVTRAWRLVKFVDNGMLTLTKCNKCGGHFVTHPHEISKHYTCGLCNPPARAGKGKASGGIQMH